A single Symbiobacterium thermophilum IAM 14863 DNA region contains:
- a CDS encoding ABC transporter substrate-binding protein, translated as MQTRGRAIRLVAAAMAAGLLVTAGCSSGQRSDPGETQQTQGRRLSITIDTFQGRIPEAEAVANYLRQVGVQAEVRIWEKNALLAEIQQGTRMAYTQDWGSSTFDPYDLAVPKLKTGDRGNYSFYSNPEVDRLLDEGASGTDPEARRRAYEQAQQILIEDAPWIFGYYMDVVEATTADVVGFVPAMDSRINLHDVSRTGADSLVVGMRTDRLQSLDPANHRDRDTETVIRNIYDGLVTRTPHGEVVPELAESWEQPDPTTYIFKLKQGVKFHDGSEMTADDVVFTFERIMAPDGIDGQQSPRLGLLGPLKSVEKLGDYEVKFTLEYPFPTWLQLLPHTQIVSKAHVERMGSSQALSANPMGTGPFKFVRGQVDSEIVLERFDDYYGGSDALTPVGPAPLKTVTFRMIPEPSTRVAALKAGEVHIIQEVPIDQIPLLESDPNVRVHTTQGTRLYMIELNNNLIPDARVRRALNHAIDWDTILREIYGGRAHRVATAMLPSGFGYDPTVEPLKYDPELAKQLLQEAGYATD; from the coding sequence TTGCAGACGCGCGGACGAGCGATCCGACTGGTGGCGGCTGCGATGGCCGCGGGCCTGCTGGTGACGGCCGGCTGCTCGTCGGGGCAGAGGAGCGATCCCGGCGAGACCCAGCAGACCCAGGGCCGGCGGCTGTCCATCACCATCGACACGTTCCAGGGCCGCATTCCCGAGGCGGAGGCCGTCGCCAACTACCTGCGCCAGGTCGGCGTGCAGGCGGAGGTGCGCATCTGGGAGAAGAACGCCCTGCTGGCCGAGATCCAGCAGGGGACCCGCATGGCCTACACCCAGGACTGGGGCAGCTCCACCTTCGACCCCTACGACCTGGCCGTGCCCAAGCTGAAGACCGGCGACCGGGGCAACTACTCGTTCTACTCCAACCCCGAGGTGGACCGCCTCCTGGATGAGGGGGCGTCCGGTACGGATCCTGAGGCCCGGCGCAGGGCCTACGAGCAGGCGCAGCAGATCCTGATCGAGGACGCGCCGTGGATCTTCGGCTACTACATGGACGTGGTCGAGGCGACCACCGCCGACGTGGTGGGCTTCGTCCCGGCGATGGACAGCCGCATCAACCTCCACGACGTGAGCCGCACCGGCGCGGACTCGCTGGTGGTCGGCATGCGCACCGACCGGCTCCAGTCGCTGGACCCGGCGAACCACCGGGACCGGGATACCGAGACGGTCATCCGCAACATCTACGACGGCCTGGTGACCCGCACACCCCACGGCGAAGTCGTCCCTGAGCTGGCGGAGTCCTGGGAGCAGCCGGACCCGACGACCTACATCTTCAAGCTGAAGCAGGGCGTCAAGTTCCACGACGGCTCCGAGATGACGGCGGACGACGTCGTCTTCACCTTCGAGCGCATCATGGCGCCCGACGGCATCGACGGCCAGCAGTCGCCGCGCCTTGGGCTCCTCGGCCCCCTGAAGTCCGTGGAGAAGCTGGGCGATTACGAAGTCAAGTTCACCCTGGAGTACCCGTTCCCCACCTGGCTCCAGCTGCTGCCGCACACCCAGATCGTGTCCAAGGCCCACGTGGAGCGGATGGGCTCCTCCCAGGCCCTGTCCGCGAACCCGATGGGCACCGGGCCCTTCAAGTTCGTGCGGGGCCAGGTGGACTCCGAGATCGTGCTGGAGCGGTTCGACGATTACTACGGCGGCTCGGATGCCCTGACGCCCGTCGGGCCCGCACCTTTGAAGACCGTCACTTTCCGCATGATCCCGGAGCCCTCGACCCGGGTGGCGGCCCTGAAGGCCGGGGAGGTCCACATCATCCAGGAGGTGCCCATCGACCAGATCCCGCTCCTGGAATCCGATCCCAATGTGCGGGTGCACACCACCCAGGGTACGCGCCTGTACATGATCGAGCTGAACAACAACCTGATCCCCGATGCCCGGGTGCGCCGAGCCCTGAACCACGCCATCGACTGGGACACGATCCTGCGGGAGATCTACGGCGGTCGGGCGCACCGGGTGGCCACCGCCATGCTGCCCAGCGGCTTCGGCTACGACCCGACGGTGGAGCCGCTGAAGTACGATCCGGAACTCGCCAAGCAGCTGCTGCAGGAGGCCGGCTACGCGACGGACTAG
- the pheT gene encoding phenylalanine--tRNA ligase subunit beta: protein MRVSYNWLKDYVKVGLSPQELAERLTARGVVVENVVRANPGVEGVVVGRVVAMERHPNADTLWVCQVDVGGGRVLQILTGAQNVTVGALVPAAVPGAKLPGGVTMGVKKLRGLDSHGMLCSEAELQVGDDADGILILPPEPGLEPGMDVAEVLGLNDWIFELDLTANYAAHCQSMLGVAQEVAALVGGEVNRPSTYTPDAPGTDVRNLIAVQIDAPDLCSRYVARVVRGVKIGPSPLWLQARLRAAGMRPINNIVDIANFVMLETGQPLHTFDYAQIRGQRIIVRRARTGERFTTLDGQERVMDESVLVIADAERPVALAGVMGGEDSEVTDQTADILIESAHFDNINNRRTSLRYNLPSEASKRFTKGVDPSGCVAAADRAAQLMAELAGGTVVAGHVDVCPRPAVPPVILLRTERANALTGLKLTPERMAEHLRSLGMAVLTPADLAADLALGAPESDEEPGEDLGGHPVWTALHQVSPVPSDPVVYRTWAEAAWAEVEDAGSRLEALLGGGESDGKAAASGEGVSPGGASDGILVVVVPTRRSDVAVEVDLIEEIARCEGYDAIPLELPVLSSHRGGRSRQGEVKLAARRALAAAGLTEVLTHSLTHPRVYDMLALPEDDPNRRCLALANPMYEDRSTLRTMLLPCLLDVVRYNANRQVRDLAIFEISHVYRPVEGEQLPDEPLMIGLAMTGNLAPLGWNSPERPADFFALKGVVEHLLAELGVPDARFERSAHPSLHPGRQAALVVGGKPVGLLGELHPQVQERWELPGRVYVAELAFAPLMEAMLPQAVYRPVPRFPAVTRDVAVVVDLDLTAHRLETAIREAGGDLLEEVRLFDVYQGERVAEGRRSLAYRLVYRAADRTLTDEELEPVHNRVREALKALGAELRS from the coding sequence ATGCGCGTTTCGTACAACTGGCTGAAGGATTACGTGAAGGTGGGCCTCTCTCCGCAGGAGCTGGCGGAGCGGCTGACCGCCCGGGGCGTGGTGGTGGAGAACGTCGTCAGGGCCAACCCCGGGGTGGAGGGGGTGGTGGTCGGCCGGGTGGTGGCGATGGAGCGCCATCCCAACGCGGACACCCTCTGGGTCTGCCAGGTGGACGTGGGCGGGGGCCGGGTGCTCCAGATCCTGACCGGCGCCCAGAACGTCACCGTCGGGGCGCTGGTGCCTGCGGCCGTCCCCGGCGCGAAGCTTCCCGGCGGCGTGACGATGGGCGTCAAGAAGCTGCGGGGTCTGGACTCCCACGGCATGCTCTGTTCGGAGGCGGAGCTGCAGGTGGGCGATGACGCGGACGGCATCCTGATCCTGCCGCCGGAGCCGGGGCTGGAGCCGGGCATGGACGTGGCCGAGGTGCTGGGCTTAAACGACTGGATCTTCGAGCTGGACCTCACCGCCAACTACGCCGCCCACTGCCAGTCGATGCTGGGCGTGGCGCAGGAGGTGGCCGCACTGGTGGGCGGCGAGGTGAACCGGCCTTCGACGTACACCCCCGACGCGCCCGGAACCGACGTGCGTAACCTGATCGCTGTGCAGATCGACGCCCCGGACCTCTGCAGCCGCTACGTCGCCAGGGTGGTGCGCGGGGTGAAGATTGGGCCTTCGCCGCTCTGGCTCCAGGCGCGGCTCCGGGCGGCGGGCATGCGGCCCATCAACAACATCGTCGACATCGCCAACTTCGTGATGCTGGAGACCGGCCAGCCGCTGCACACCTTCGACTACGCGCAGATCCGCGGGCAGAGGATCATCGTCCGCCGCGCCCGCACCGGTGAGCGGTTCACCACGCTGGACGGCCAGGAGCGGGTCATGGACGAAAGCGTCCTGGTGATCGCCGACGCCGAGCGGCCGGTGGCCCTGGCCGGCGTCATGGGTGGCGAGGACTCCGAGGTGACCGACCAGACGGCGGACATCCTCATCGAGTCGGCCCACTTCGACAACATCAACAACCGGCGCACGTCCCTGCGCTACAACCTGCCGAGCGAGGCCTCCAAGCGGTTCACCAAGGGGGTCGACCCGTCGGGGTGCGTCGCGGCCGCCGACCGCGCGGCCCAGCTCATGGCCGAGCTGGCCGGAGGCACGGTGGTGGCCGGCCACGTGGACGTCTGTCCCCGCCCGGCCGTCCCGCCGGTGATCCTGCTGCGCACGGAGCGGGCCAACGCCCTCACGGGCCTGAAGCTCACGCCGGAGCGGATGGCGGAGCACCTGCGCAGCCTGGGCATGGCCGTGCTGACGCCCGCCGATCTGGCGGCGGACCTGGCCCTGGGCGCGCCGGAGTCCGACGAGGAGCCGGGGGAGGACCTGGGCGGCCACCCGGTCTGGACGGCCCTGCACCAGGTTTCGCCCGTGCCGTCTGACCCGGTGGTGTACCGCACGTGGGCGGAGGCCGCCTGGGCGGAGGTGGAGGACGCGGGCAGCCGGCTGGAAGCGCTGCTGGGCGGAGGGGAAAGCGACGGCAAGGCCGCAGCGTCCGGCGAAGGCGTGTCGCCCGGTGGCGCCTCCGACGGCATCCTGGTGGTTGTGGTGCCCACCCGGCGCAGCGACGTCGCCGTCGAGGTGGACCTGATCGAGGAGATCGCCCGGTGCGAGGGGTACGACGCGATCCCGCTGGAGCTGCCGGTGCTCTCCTCCCACCGGGGCGGGCGAAGCCGCCAGGGCGAGGTAAAGCTGGCGGCCCGGCGCGCCCTGGCCGCCGCGGGCCTCACCGAGGTGCTCACGCACTCGCTGACCCACCCGCGGGTCTACGATATGCTCGCCCTGCCGGAGGACGACCCGAACCGGCGCTGCCTTGCGCTGGCGAACCCGATGTACGAGGACCGGTCCACGCTGCGCACCATGCTGCTGCCGTGCCTGCTGGACGTGGTGCGGTACAACGCCAACCGGCAGGTGCGGGACCTGGCCATCTTCGAGATCAGCCACGTCTACCGGCCGGTGGAAGGCGAGCAACTCCCCGACGAGCCGCTGATGATCGGCCTGGCCATGACCGGCAACCTGGCCCCGCTGGGCTGGAACAGCCCCGAGCGGCCCGCCGACTTCTTCGCCCTGAAGGGCGTGGTCGAGCACCTGCTCGCGGAGCTGGGCGTGCCGGATGCGCGTTTCGAGCGCAGCGCGCACCCGTCGCTCCACCCGGGCCGGCAGGCGGCGCTGGTGGTCGGCGGCAAGCCCGTCGGCCTGCTGGGCGAGCTGCACCCGCAGGTGCAGGAGCGGTGGGAGCTGCCCGGTCGCGTCTACGTCGCCGAACTCGCCTTCGCTCCGCTGATGGAGGCTATGCTGCCCCAGGCGGTGTACCGCCCGGTTCCCCGCTTCCCCGCTGTCACTCGGGACGTGGCCGTGGTGGTCGACCTCGACCTTACCGCCCACCGGCTGGAGACGGCGATCCGGGAGGCCGGCGGCGACCTGCTGGAGGAGGTCCGGCTGTTCGACGTGTACCAGGGCGAGCGGGTGGCGGAGGGCAGGCGGTCGCTGGCCTACCGGCTGGTGTACCGCGCCGCCGACCGCACCCTGACGGACGAGGAGCTGGAGCCGGTGCACAACCGGGTCCGGGAGGCGCTGAAGGCGCTGGGCGCCGAGCTGCGGAGCTGA
- the pheS gene encoding phenylalanine--tRNA ligase subunit alpha → MKDQLLKLRDEALAAIAAAADVGAIQEMRVRYLGKKSELSQVLGGLGRLPTVEERKAMGALGNEIKQAITAALDAREAELAAAALQARLASERIDVTLPGAPVRRGHLHILNQVIHRIEEIFIAMGYEVAESRQVETDWYNFEALNIPKGHPARDAQDSLFLSEEVLLRTHTSNTQIRYMLEVARGRTPVKIICPGRVFRRDFEDATHAMMFHQVEGLVIDKGITMASLKGALTEMARALFGPDVGIRLRPSYFPFTEPSAEMDISCIFCGGKGCRTCKGSGWIEIGGSGMVHPNVLRAGGYDPEEVSGWAFGYGPERVAMLMYGIEDIRHFVNNDMRFLRQF, encoded by the coding sequence ATGAAGGACCAGTTGCTGAAGCTGCGGGATGAGGCGCTCGCCGCCATCGCCGCGGCAGCCGACGTCGGGGCAATCCAGGAGATGCGCGTGCGCTACCTCGGCAAGAAGTCGGAGTTGAGCCAGGTCCTGGGCGGCCTGGGCAGGCTGCCCACGGTGGAGGAGCGCAAGGCCATGGGCGCCCTGGGTAACGAGATCAAGCAGGCGATCACGGCGGCCCTGGATGCCCGGGAGGCAGAGCTGGCGGCTGCCGCGCTGCAGGCGCGCCTCGCGTCCGAGCGGATCGACGTCACGCTGCCGGGAGCGCCGGTGCGCCGGGGCCACCTGCACATCCTCAACCAGGTGATCCATCGCATCGAGGAGATCTTCATCGCCATGGGCTACGAGGTCGCGGAGTCGCGCCAGGTGGAGACGGACTGGTACAACTTCGAGGCCCTGAACATCCCCAAGGGCCACCCGGCCCGCGATGCGCAGGATTCTCTCTTCCTCTCCGAGGAGGTGCTCCTGCGCACGCACACCTCCAACACGCAGATCCGGTACATGCTGGAGGTCGCCAGGGGCAGGACCCCGGTCAAGATCATCTGCCCCGGCCGGGTCTTCCGCCGCGACTTCGAGGACGCCACCCACGCCATGATGTTCCACCAGGTGGAGGGGCTGGTGATCGACAAGGGAATCACCATGGCGTCCCTGAAGGGCGCCCTCACCGAGATGGCCCGGGCGCTCTTCGGCCCGGACGTGGGCATCCGGCTCCGGCCCTCCTACTTCCCGTTCACGGAGCCATCGGCGGAGATGGACATCTCCTGCATCTTCTGCGGCGGCAAGGGCTGTCGCACGTGCAAGGGCTCGGGCTGGATCGAGATCGGCGGCTCGGGCATGGTGCACCCCAACGTCCTGCGCGCCGGCGGCTACGACCCTGAGGAGGTCTCGGGCTGGGCCTTCGGCTACGGCCCGGAGCGGGTGGCGATGCTGATGTACGGCATCGAGGACATCCGGCACTTCGTGAACAACGACATGCGGTTCCTGCGGCAGTTCTAG
- a CDS encoding ABC transporter permease: MKAVRILERVLTALPMSILMLLLVFAFVRLLPGDPVDIMMGQAGNVSQAEIDALRRELHLDRPLAEQLSIFVRGLLRGDLGYSFREQRPVAAIIGEAFPATVELALAGLTFALLVGLPIGVVSAVKRNSWFDRLAMGFSFLGISMPAFWLGIMAMMLFSVHLGWTPVQGRLSAGLVPPDLTGFYVLDALLARDWALLKDALRHLVLPAVTLGAELTAIIARVTRSSMLEALHMDYVTAARSRGVPEWQVVLRHALRNALIPTVTVTGLQLGVLLGGNMIVETVFGWPGLGRLVVGAIFARDYALVQGAVMLYALTFLLANLLVDILYTQLNPKLEL, from the coding sequence GTGAAGGCGGTTCGGATACTGGAGCGGGTGCTGACTGCCCTGCCGATGTCGATCCTGATGTTGCTGCTCGTCTTTGCCTTCGTGCGCCTCCTGCCCGGCGACCCGGTCGACATCATGATGGGGCAGGCCGGCAACGTCTCCCAGGCCGAGATCGACGCGCTCCGCCGCGAGCTTCATCTGGACCGGCCGCTGGCGGAGCAGCTCTCCATCTTCGTGCGGGGGCTGCTCCGCGGCGACCTGGGATACTCCTTCCGGGAGCAGCGGCCCGTGGCCGCGATCATCGGGGAGGCCTTCCCCGCGACCGTCGAGCTGGCCCTGGCCGGGCTGACCTTTGCCCTGCTGGTCGGCCTGCCCATCGGGGTCGTCTCGGCGGTGAAGCGGAACTCCTGGTTCGACCGGCTCGCCATGGGCTTCTCGTTCCTGGGGATCTCGATGCCGGCCTTCTGGCTGGGCATCATGGCGATGATGCTCTTCTCGGTGCACCTGGGCTGGACGCCGGTGCAGGGCAGGCTCTCCGCGGGCCTCGTGCCGCCGGATCTCACCGGGTTCTACGTGCTCGACGCGCTGCTCGCCCGGGACTGGGCGCTGCTGAAGGACGCCCTGCGCCACCTGGTCCTGCCCGCGGTGACCCTGGGTGCGGAACTGACGGCGATCATCGCCCGGGTCACCCGCTCGTCCATGCTGGAGGCGCTGCATATGGACTACGTCACGGCCGCCCGGTCCCGGGGGGTGCCCGAGTGGCAGGTGGTGCTGCGCCACGCGCTGCGCAACGCCCTGATCCCGACGGTGACGGTGACGGGGCTGCAGCTCGGGGTGCTGCTGGGCGGCAACATGATCGTCGAGACGGTCTTCGGCTGGCCGGGGTTGGGCCGGCTGGTGGTCGGGGCCATCTTCGCCCGCGACTACGCGCTCGTGCAGGGGGCGGTCATGCTCTACGCGCTGACGTTCCTCCTGGCCAACCTGCTCGTGGACATCCTCTACACGCAGCTAAACCCGAAGCTGGAACTCTAG
- a CDS encoding ABC transporter permease, with protein sequence MAFWRRLFANPSAAVGLVVILLYALAALLAPVIAPYGPREMDLANRLRPPAFLEGGSLNHPLGTDQLGYDLFSRILYGARVSLLVGLISVAISLVVGTLLGCIAGYWRGWVDRILSRLADLLMGFPYLLFTIFAMAIIGPGFGNLILALCFKAWVEFFRLARGEMLTENTKEYVEAARALGRRPAAIIFSEVLPNIYHSLLVLATLRMGYMIIMEASLSFLGLGIPPSIPAWGSMVSAGRDQMLNAWWVATMPGLAIVGLVLAINLLGEGLRDVLDPRLQR encoded by the coding sequence ATGGCTTTCTGGCGCCGCCTGTTCGCCAACCCCAGCGCGGCGGTGGGGCTGGTCGTCATCCTGCTCTACGCCCTCGCCGCCCTCCTGGCGCCCGTGATCGCGCCGTACGGGCCGCGGGAGATGGATCTGGCCAACCGGCTCCGGCCCCCGGCCTTCCTGGAAGGCGGGAGCCTGAACCACCCTCTCGGCACCGACCAGCTGGGGTACGACCTCTTTTCCCGCATTCTCTACGGCGCCCGTGTCTCGCTGCTGGTGGGGCTGATCTCCGTCGCGATCTCCCTGGTGGTGGGCACCTTGCTGGGGTGCATCGCCGGGTACTGGCGGGGCTGGGTGGACCGGATCCTCTCCCGGCTGGCCGACCTGCTCATGGGGTTCCCCTATCTGCTGTTCACCATCTTCGCCATGGCCATCATCGGCCCGGGATTCGGGAACCTCATCCTGGCGCTCTGCTTCAAGGCCTGGGTCGAGTTCTTCCGCCTGGCCCGGGGCGAGATGCTGACCGAGAACACCAAGGAGTACGTCGAGGCAGCCCGGGCTCTGGGCCGGCGCCCGGCCGCGATCATCTTCAGCGAGGTGCTGCCCAACATCTACCACTCGCTGCTGGTGCTGGCGACGCTGCGCATGGGCTACATGATCATCATGGAGGCGTCGCTTTCGTTCCTGGGGCTGGGCATCCCGCCTTCGATCCCGGCGTGGGGATCCATGGTGAGCGCAGGCCGCGACCAGATGCTGAACGCCTGGTGGGTCGCGACCATGCCCGGCCTGGCCATCGTGGGGCTGGTGCTGGCCATCAACCTGCTGGGCGAGGGGCTGCGGGACGTGCTGGATCCCCGGCTGCAGCGGTAA
- the csaB gene encoding polysaccharide pyruvyl transferase CsaB, with product MAEILIAGYYGFHNAGDEAMLAGLRRAIRELRPDVTFTAISGTASQTRRLHGIGAVSRSDIRGIWEAIGRADLVMFGGGSLLQDVTSSRSLIYYLGLATMARLRRKPVMFCAQGIGPVTRPLGRALVPLIVNRAALITARDAEAAETFRRLGVTRPPVTVTADAALVLGPADPAAGEALLRGAGVDVSRPVIGVSVRPWKPGREPLEPRLAEALDRLAGETGAQVVFIPMQQVKDVEASRAVVACMRAPAVVLNGPYTYEDLRAVIARCDLLIGMRYHSLVFAAMSGVPLVGISYDPKNDAFLRQIGHEAAGSTGGLNPAAVAAAGRRALADAEKVRADLLRQMDRLIPLARLNAELAVGLLPDR from the coding sequence GTGGCTGAGATCCTGATCGCCGGATACTACGGCTTCCACAACGCCGGCGACGAGGCGATGCTGGCGGGCCTCAGGCGCGCCATCCGGGAGCTGCGGCCCGACGTGACCTTCACCGCCATCTCCGGCACCGCGTCCCAGACCCGCCGGCTCCACGGCATCGGCGCTGTGAGCCGCAGCGACATCCGGGGGATCTGGGAGGCCATCGGCCGGGCCGACCTGGTCATGTTCGGCGGCGGCAGCCTGCTGCAGGACGTGACCAGCAGCCGCTCGCTGATCTACTACCTCGGCCTGGCGACCATGGCCCGGCTTCGCCGCAAGCCGGTCATGTTCTGCGCCCAGGGCATCGGCCCCGTGACCCGCCCGCTCGGCCGGGCGCTGGTGCCGCTCATCGTGAACCGCGCTGCCCTCATCACCGCCCGGGATGCCGAGGCCGCCGAGACCTTCCGCAGGCTGGGCGTCACCCGCCCGCCGGTCACGGTGACCGCCGACGCCGCACTGGTGCTGGGCCCCGCCGATCCGGCTGCCGGCGAGGCGCTGCTCCGCGGCGCCGGGGTCGACGTGAGCCGGCCGGTGATCGGCGTGTCCGTGCGGCCCTGGAAGCCGGGACGCGAGCCCCTGGAACCCCGACTGGCGGAGGCCCTGGACCGGCTCGCCGGGGAGACCGGCGCCCAGGTGGTCTTCATCCCCATGCAGCAGGTCAAGGACGTGGAGGCCAGCCGGGCGGTGGTCGCCTGCATGCGCGCGCCGGCCGTGGTGCTGAACGGCCCGTATACATACGAGGACCTGCGGGCCGTGATCGCCCGGTGCGACCTGCTGATCGGCATGCGCTACCACTCGCTGGTCTTCGCGGCGATGAGCGGCGTGCCGCTGGTGGGGATCTCATACGACCCCAAGAACGACGCCTTCCTGCGCCAGATCGGCCACGAGGCCGCCGGCAGCACGGGCGGGCTGAATCCGGCCGCCGTGGCGGCCGCCGGCCGGCGTGCCCTCGCCGACGCGGAGAAGGTCCGTGCCGACCTCCTGCGGCAGATGGACCGGCTGATTCCGCTGGCCCGGCTGAACGCCGAGCTGGCTGTCGGGTTGCTGCCGGACCGGTGA
- the murJ gene encoding murein biosynthesis integral membrane protein MurJ, with translation MTSGSPRSLVKAASIITAAAVLSRILGYVREMLLAARFGATYTTDAYVTAHDLPYSLFLTVSAGVVMVFIPVYREVVQRRGHEAAGRLVVSVTNLTLLFALALLALGWALAPWFVPILVPWFPEHAHALTVSLTRTMLPMLLFMGLGGVATAVLNAHHRFTAPAFVGLVNNLPVVLTLLVVSQTAHIRWVAWSVVAGAALGALMLLPSLRRLGIGWRPAVDWEDPGLAKVGRLIVPVLITTGIIQVQDFFDRFLASGLAEGSISALNYAVRVNSLPYGVVGTSIATVLYPTLAAQAADQQADELRATLARGLRMLSFVLLPMAVGLLLFREPIVQLMFQRGAFDPAATRLTAYALLFYAPGILLFGWQDFLNRCFWALQDTRTPAWAAAGLVAFGLVFKLALVGPLAHGGLALGQTLATLVSVGFLLWQLRKRLTYIGGREILRSLGVHLATAAAGGLAGWGLYGLIARAAPGDGLVAQVVRLFPALGAVVVVHVALALLFGDREGAEVVSKAYRRLARRRA, from the coding sequence ATGACGTCCGGCAGCCCGCGCTCCCTGGTGAAGGCGGCGTCCATCATCACCGCCGCCGCCGTGCTGAGCCGCATCCTCGGCTACGTCCGGGAGATGCTCCTGGCCGCCCGCTTCGGCGCGACCTACACCACCGACGCCTACGTGACCGCCCACGACCTGCCCTACTCGCTGTTCCTCACCGTGAGCGCCGGCGTGGTGATGGTCTTCATCCCCGTCTACCGCGAGGTGGTGCAGCGGCGGGGGCATGAGGCCGCCGGGCGGCTGGTGGTGAGCGTCACGAACCTGACCCTGTTGTTCGCCCTGGCGCTGCTGGCCCTGGGCTGGGCCCTGGCGCCATGGTTCGTGCCGATCCTGGTGCCCTGGTTCCCCGAACACGCCCATGCCCTGACGGTCTCGCTCACCCGTACCATGCTGCCGATGCTGCTCTTCATGGGGCTGGGCGGTGTGGCCACGGCGGTGCTCAACGCCCACCACCGGTTCACGGCCCCCGCCTTCGTCGGGCTGGTGAACAACCTGCCGGTGGTGCTGACCCTCCTGGTCGTGTCCCAGACGGCCCACATCCGCTGGGTCGCCTGGTCCGTGGTGGCCGGGGCCGCGCTGGGGGCCCTGATGCTGCTGCCGAGCCTCCGCCGGCTGGGCATCGGCTGGCGGCCCGCCGTCGACTGGGAGGATCCCGGCCTCGCCAAGGTGGGCCGGCTCATCGTGCCGGTCCTGATCACCACGGGGATCATCCAGGTCCAGGACTTCTTCGACCGCTTCCTGGCCTCGGGTCTTGCCGAGGGCTCCATCTCGGCGCTGAACTACGCGGTGCGGGTCAACTCACTGCCCTACGGGGTCGTCGGCACCTCCATCGCCACTGTGCTCTATCCCACGCTGGCGGCCCAGGCCGCGGACCAGCAGGCCGACGAGCTGCGCGCGACCCTCGCCCGGGGGCTGCGGATGCTCAGCTTCGTGCTGCTGCCGATGGCCGTGGGGCTCCTGCTGTTCCGGGAGCCCATCGTGCAGCTCATGTTCCAGCGGGGGGCGTTCGACCCCGCGGCGACACGGCTCACCGCCTACGCCCTGCTCTTCTACGCGCCGGGCATCCTGCTGTTCGGCTGGCAGGACTTCCTCAACCGGTGTTTCTGGGCCCTGCAGGACACCCGCACCCCCGCGTGGGCGGCGGCCGGGCTGGTGGCGTTCGGCCTGGTCTTCAAGCTGGCGCTGGTCGGCCCCCTCGCGCACGGGGGTCTGGCCCTGGGCCAGACCCTGGCCACGCTGGTCTCCGTGGGGTTCCTGCTCTGGCAACTCCGGAAGCGGCTGACCTACATCGGCGGGCGGGAGATCCTGCGGAGCCTGGGCGTGCACCTGGCCACTGCGGCGGCCGGCGGGCTTGCGGGCTGGGGGCTGTACGGGCTCATCGCCCGCGCAGCGCCGGGCGACGGGCTGGTCGCGCAGGTGGTGCGGCTCTTCCCGGCCCTGGGCGCGGTGGTCGTGGTGCACGTGGCCCTGGCGCTGCTGTTCGGCGACCGGGAGGGGGCCGAGGTCGTGTCAAAGGCATACCGGCGGCTGGCGAGGCGAAGGGCATGA
- a CDS encoding ABC transporter ATP-binding protein — MEKLLVIENLSVEFPSPRGPLRAVDGVTLEVEAGEIVGLIGESGSGKSTVLLAVMGLIARPGRILPGSSVRLKGRELTRLTPKEYRAVRGYEIGMVFQDPMTALNPALPIGEQVRESLRVHRYCRSRAEEHARVIELLEAVGIVGAAQRYRSYPHQFSGGMLQRVLIASALACNPRLLLADEPTTALDVTIQAQILDLLKKINRERHTAILLVSHDIGLAAEFCDRIAVMYAGRIVEVGPAEQVVNAPRHPYTRGLVGCLPSWGGRRGRLEPIPGSLPDLTQLPRGCAFADRCAFALPQCREEEIPLRAMPDGRRVSCIRAEEAMVG, encoded by the coding sequence GTGGAGAAGCTGCTGGTCATCGAGAACCTGTCCGTGGAGTTTCCCTCGCCCCGCGGGCCGCTGCGCGCGGTGGACGGCGTGACCCTGGAGGTGGAGGCGGGCGAGATCGTCGGGCTGATCGGCGAATCCGGGTCCGGCAAATCCACGGTCCTGCTGGCGGTGATGGGCCTGATCGCCCGGCCGGGCCGCATCCTGCCCGGCTCGTCCGTGCGGCTGAAGGGGCGGGAGCTCACGCGGCTCACCCCGAAGGAGTATCGGGCCGTGCGCGGTTACGAGATCGGCATGGTCTTCCAGGATCCCATGACCGCGCTCAACCCCGCGCTGCCCATCGGCGAGCAGGTCCGGGAGAGCCTGCGGGTGCACCGGTACTGCCGGTCGCGGGCCGAGGAGCACGCCCGGGTGATCGAGTTGCTGGAGGCGGTGGGGATCGTGGGCGCGGCCCAGCGGTACCGGTCGTATCCGCACCAGTTCAGCGGCGGGATGCTGCAGCGGGTGCTCATCGCCTCCGCCCTCGCCTGCAATCCCCGGCTGCTGCTGGCCGACGAGCCCACCACCGCCCTCGACGTGACGATCCAGGCGCAGATCCTGGACCTCCTGAAGAAGATCAACCGGGAGCGGCACACCGCCATCCTGCTGGTGAGCCACGACATCGGGCTGGCCGCCGAGTTCTGCGACCGCATCGCCGTGATGTACGCCGGGCGCATCGTCGAGGTGGGGCCGGCGGAGCAGGTGGTGAACGCCCCGCGCCACCCCTATACCCGGGGCCTGGTGGGCTGCCTGCCCAGCTGGGGCGGCCGGCGGGGCCGGCTGGAGCCGATCCCGGGTTCGCTGCCGGACCTGACGCAGCTGCCCCGGGGGTGCGCCTTCGCGGACCGGTGCGCCTTCGCCCTGCCGCAGTGCCGGGAGGAGGAGATCCCCCTGCGGGCGATGCCCGACGGCCGCCGGGTCAGCTGCATCCGCGCCGAGGAGGCGATGGTGGGATGA